The window CCGTTCGACGCCGTTGTTCTCCGCTTCGCGAGCAAGTTCGGAGAACTCGATACCGATCCCGGTGAGTTCGCCGGGCGAGGAGACGTTCCGAACGAAACTCATCTCTCCCTCGTTCCCGCCGCTGCGCGAACTCACGCTATCGATGATGCGGAAGAAGCTCGTTCGGTCGCCGAGGAGGTCGTTGTACTCCGCTGCGAGGTCGTCCGCGGGGTTCCGGGACGTGACGACGATGGCGCCCTCGCCGTCGTCCGCGCCGCGGGCGAGCAGGCGAAGCAGTAGCTGGCGCTTCCCGGACATGGCCGGCCCGCTGACGAGCAGATTCGTCCCGGGCTCGACCTCCGAGAGGAGCTCCGGCGGAAACACCCCGTCTAGTTTGTATGGCATTTCTACAGGATGGTGGGACGTGGAGGCGACGCCTCGCCTTGGGTACGCTGACGTAAGCCGACGAGGCATAAGTATGTGCGGGATATCGGCGTGAGACACTGCCTCTCCCCCCGCCGAATCGGGCGGTTTGTGCCGGCTTTCGGGGGATTCGGCTGGCGAGCCCGTACCCGCCCGTGGCGGCCCGACGAGCGACACGATGTCGTCGGCACGCGCTATCGCCTACCACGGGCCGCACTCGGTCTCGGACTCACGCGCATCTATCTCGACCACGCACTCGGGGGATTAAAACGCGTCGAGACCGTTGTCACGGAGCATCGGGACGCACGTCTGCGAGGTCGGTGAACCGCGCGATGTCGTCGTCCGTCCCCGCGACGACGAGCGCGTCCCCGCGCTCGATCCGGAACTCGGGCGACGGGTCGGACTCCACGGTGCCGTCGCGCTGCACCGCGATGACCGTACAGCCCGTGCGCTCGCGGACAGCGGCCTCCCGGAGCGTCTGCCCGACGAACGCCGGCGCTCGCGTCCGCACGAGATCCACCTGATTGTCGAGGCTCATCACGTCCTCGCCGAGCAGGGTGGACGCGAGCATGCGGCCGCTGACGGTGGCGAGCGCGAGCACGTACCCCGCGCCCGCCGCGTACAGCCGCGGTTCTGCGCGCGTGTCGTTCGCGCGACACAGTAGCTCCACGTCGGGGTAGTTCTCGCGCGCCACCAGCGTCGCGAACACGCTCGCGGCGTCGTCCCCGAGCGCGAGCAGGAGCGCGCTCGCGTCCGCCAACCCCGCCTCGGCGAGCGTCTCCTCCTCCGATACGTCCCCGACGACATCGACACCCGGGCGATCCTTCCGATCGACGACCGTGTGCGGAACGTCGTTCTCGTCGAGGATTTCGCTGACGCGCGTCCCGGTGTCGCCGTACCCTGCGACGACGACGCGGCCCCGGTCGTGCCGCCGCGCCTCGGTGAGCGTAAGTTCCTTCAGGGCGGTGAGCGCGTCGTCGTCTCCGGCGACGAGGAGGATGGTGCTCCGGTCGAGCTCCCGCGTCGGGTCGGGTGCGGCGATGAACTCGCCCGCCGCCCACAGGCCGACGACGTTCGCGCCCGTTCGCTCGCGAACTCGGCCGTCGGCGAGCGTGCTGCCGTCGAGTTCGCTCCCCCGCTGTATCGGCATCTCCGCGACCTCGAAGTCGTCGCCCAGCCGAACGGTCTCCCCGAGGTCTGTAGTGATAGCGTTCGTCACCTTGTTCGCGAGGCTGCGCCCGAGAATCTCGTGCGGGGAGAGCACGCGGTCTGCGCCCGCGTACCGGACGTAGTTCGCGTGGCTGGGGTCGGCGACGAACCCGACGACGCGAACGTCCGCGTCCACCTCGCGTACGCTCAGCGCGAGCGTGGCGTTCGTCTCGTCGGACGCGTCCAGCACGACCGCGCGCGCGTCCGGGACAGACACGGCGTCCAGTACGTCGGTGTCCTCCGCGTTTCCGTGCACGACCGTCACACCGCCCTCGTGGAGTTCCTGCGCCTCCGCTCGGTCGGGTTCCACGACGACGTAGTCGACGGTCTGCGCGTCCAGTTCGTCGATGAGCGCCTCCACGCGATCCGTGTACCCGCAGATCACCACGTGGTCGGTGAGCGAGACGCTCTCGGGCGGGTCGACTTCGAGGCGTCGCTCCACCCACGGCACGACGAACAGCGGGAGCGTCAGGAACAGCATCAGGACGCCCGTGAGCTGCATCGCGTCCATCAACAGCAGGATGCCCGCGGTGTCCCAGCGGCTCGCGTCCTCGCCGTACCCCGTGGTGGTGAACGTCTCGACGACGATGTGGAAGGCGTGGACGAGCGTGACCCGCTCGCCCTCGAACACCGCCATCCCGACCTGATAGGCGAGCGTGTACCCGGCCACGACGACCGCGAGGAGCGCGAGGTAACCGACGGCGCGGCGCTGCTGTCTCTCCATTCACTCGTGCTTCCCGCGGCCGAAGCATAAAACGAATGCCGCTGGCGGCGGAGTATCCGGTATGTCACTCGCCGCCGCGGTCGCGTCCTTCGTCGCCGACCTCGCGCTCGGCGCGTGGTTCGGCGCGATGGCCTTTTTCTCGTTCGTCGCCGCACCGACCACGTTCAGCGTCCTCGGCACCGACGACGCCGGCCCCGTCGTGAACGCCATCTTCCCGACGTACTACCAGGTCGGCATCGGCCTCGGGTTCGTCGCGCTCGGCGGGATCGCCGTCACCGACACGCTCGCCGGCCTCGACTACTACTGGGTGGCGTACGGCGCGACCGCCGTCGCCGTCGCGGCGGCGGCGTACGCCCGCTACCGCCTCATCCCGAAGATGGAGGCCGCCGGGGACGACGCGTTCAGCCAGTACCACAAACAGAGCGTCGCCCTGAACGCGCTCGCCATGCTCGCCGTGCTCGTCGCGCTCGCCGCCACCCACGCGTGACGTACGTTCGTTACGCGGACGCGTCGTAGCCCGCGTCCTCGACCGCGGCGACGAGCGCGTCCGTGTCCGCGTCGCCCTCGACGGTCGCGGTGCCGAGTTCGCGGTCGGCGCTCGCCTCGGTGACGCCCTCGACGCCCGAGAGCGCGTCCTCCACCTTCTGCTCGCAGTGGCCGCAGGTCATGCCGCTGACGGTGAGTGTCGTCATACTCGTACACAGGACGCCGCGACTTTTCCCCGTTTTCCCTCCGACTCCACGCCCGAACGCCGCCGGAACCTCGAAAACGAAGAAGGGCCTAGACCCCAACAAACGCCTCGTTCAGGGCGTTTTGGGGGGGTCGCTCGGCCAGGCCGCGTGGTTTTCCATGCCAGATACCGGCGTTTCTCCGCGCTTCCGCCTTCGATTCCGCAGCTGAGTTCCGTTTCGATCCCGGGAGAACAGTAACAATCCACTAAAGCGATGCGTCCGTAGTCTCAGGCATGCCCAGAACTGCGCACGTGGACATCACGGGAATGAGCTGTGCGAACTGCTCACAGACCGTGTCGTCCGCGCTCGAATCACTCGACGGCGTCGCGGAGGCGAGCGCGAACTTCGCCACCGACGAGGCGACCGTCGAGTACGACCCCGAGACGGTGTCGCTTTCCGCCGTCTACGACGCCATCCGGGACGCCGGGTACACGCCGGTGAGCGACACGCGAACCATCGGGATTTCCGGAATGAGCTGCGCGAACTGCTCGCAGACGAACCAGGAGGCGCTCGAATCCGTGCCCGGCGTCGTCGAAGCGGACGTGAACTACGCGACCGACGAGGCGCAGGTCGAGTACAACCCGAACGACACCTCGCTCGACGCGCTCTACGACGCCATCGAAGACGCGGGCTACGACCCGATTCGCGAGGACGACGCCGACGAGTCGGACGCGCGGGAGGTCGCGCGCACCGAGGAGATCGAGCGCCAGCGCAACCTCGTGCTGTTCGGCGCGGCGCTCTCCGC is drawn from Salarchaeum sp. JOR-1 and contains these coding sequences:
- a CDS encoding TrkA family potassium uptake protein, with amino-acid sequence MERQQRRAVGYLALLAVVVAGYTLAYQVGMAVFEGERVTLVHAFHIVVETFTTTGYGEDASRWDTAGILLLMDAMQLTGVLMLFLTLPLFVVPWVERRLEVDPPESVSLTDHVVICGYTDRVEALIDELDAQTVDYVVVEPDRAEAQELHEGGVTVVHGNAEDTDVLDAVSVPDARAVVLDASDETNATLALSVREVDADVRVVGFVADPSHANYVRYAGADRVLSPHEILGRSLANKVTNAITTDLGETVRLGDDFEVAEMPIQRGSELDGSTLADGRVRERTGANVVGLWAAGEFIAAPDPTRELDRSTILLVAGDDDALTALKELTLTEARRHDRGRVVVAGYGDTGTRVSEILDENDVPHTVVDRKDRPGVDVVGDVSEEETLAEAGLADASALLLALGDDAASVFATLVARENYPDVELLCRANDTRAEPRLYAAGAGYVLALATVSGRMLASTLLGEDVMSLDNQVDLVRTRAPAFVGQTLREAAVRERTGCTVIAVQRDGTVESDPSPEFRIERGDALVVAGTDDDIARFTDLADVRPDAP
- a CDS encoding DUF4149 domain-containing protein; protein product: MSLAAAVASFVADLALGAWFGAMAFFSFVAAPTTFSVLGTDDAGPVVNAIFPTYYQVGIGLGFVALGGIAVTDTLAGLDYYWVAYGATAVAVAAAAYARYRLIPKMEAAGDDAFSQYHKQSVALNALAMLAVLVALAATHA
- a CDS encoding heavy-metal-associated domain-containing protein, with product MTTLTVSGMTCGHCEQKVEDALSGVEGVTEASADRELGTATVEGDADTDALVAAVEDAGYDASA